Proteins encoded within one genomic window of Sphingosinicella ginsenosidimutans:
- a CDS encoding FadR/GntR family transcriptional regulator, translating into MARAQPAVRKAAMALRADSLAAEPGGFLGSEDELILRYRVSRPTLRQAAALVGQEQLVTVRRGAGGGYFALRPDVSGIVHMSAILLELQGARIEDMLRAIEGIRLELIALAATTADDEVLERLAAFVASDEAIAEADYDFAHFVEAERSHNQMVGEASGNVVLHLFLQIVIELVWTRRPPEDALLGPRARYLEWRSLRNRMIRAVVARNAEGARSAARRCGARVREWLDEDAKHAAARRRTHNRTRHGYRRRA; encoded by the coding sequence GTGGCCAGGGCCCAGCCGGCCGTCCGCAAGGCGGCAATGGCGCTGCGCGCGGATTCGCTCGCGGCCGAGCCCGGCGGCTTCCTCGGTTCCGAAGATGAGCTGATCCTTCGTTACCGGGTCAGCCGGCCGACGTTGCGGCAGGCCGCCGCGTTGGTTGGTCAGGAGCAACTCGTGACGGTCCGTCGCGGCGCCGGTGGCGGCTATTTCGCGCTGCGCCCGGACGTGTCCGGCATCGTCCACATGTCCGCGATCCTGCTCGAGCTCCAGGGCGCCCGGATCGAGGACATGCTGCGCGCCATCGAGGGAATCCGCCTCGAGCTGATCGCGCTCGCGGCGACGACCGCCGACGATGAGGTACTCGAGCGGCTCGCCGCCTTCGTCGCGAGCGACGAGGCGATTGCCGAGGCCGATTATGATTTCGCGCATTTCGTGGAGGCTGAGCGCAGTCATAACCAGATGGTTGGCGAGGCTTCGGGCAACGTCGTCCTCCACCTGTTTCTCCAGATCGTGATCGAACTGGTGTGGACGCGTCGTCCGCCGGAAGATGCCCTGCTCGGGCCGAGGGCGCGCTATCTCGAATGGCGGAGCCTGCGTAACCGGATGATCCGCGCCGTCGTGGCGCGCAATGCCGAAGGAGCCCGGAGCGCGGCGCGACGCTGCGGCGCTCGGGTCCGTGAGTGGCTCGACGAGGATGCCAAGCATGCGGCGGCGCGGCGGCGCACCCACAACCGGACCCGTCACGGCTATCGGCGACGCGCCTGA
- the ptsP gene encoding phosphoenolpyruvate--protein phosphotransferase has product MPTTSAASAREILTGLHEVMASKASAQAKLNKVVKIIADAMASEVCSIYLLRDGLLELYATVGLNQSAVHVTKLALGEGLVGSIARDVAVLNLAEAAGHPEFAYRPETDEELFHSFAGVPIVRKERAIGVLAVQHADPRAYDEIEIEALQTVAMVLSELIANAGLADRAVQASDPARDAGTARLMGLRLVVGMARGHAVYHQPRILIEHTVAEDIEVERHRVLSAFSRMREQIDAMTGQAEFGTVGEHQEVLETYKMFAYDEGWARRINEGIDSGLTAEAAIERVRQRMQQRMRQIDDPLLADRMHDLDDLSNRLLRIVSGQLGTAAQMSLPQDAILIARNLGPAELLEYDRRKLKGVILEEGSLTAHVTIVARAMGVPMLGRIRSVRQQIAEGDLVLLDGTAAVAWARPTPAVAEAFDTKLSASQRLRAHYAAQRNLPPVTKDGERIMVMVNAGLRDDVAALAATGADGIGLFRTEFQFLVSATLPRRESQTRLYRSVLEAAGDKPVVFRTVDVGGDKQLPYLDGGDEREENPAMGWRALRLALDRGALMKAQARALVEAAAGRELDIMFPMVSEPWEFDEAKALVEAQRAWLAERKKMVPRAVRYGCMLEVPALAETLDLLLPKLDFVSIGTNDLTQFLFAADRSNPRLAERYDWLSPAILRFLRRVVAQCDAAGVRVGVCGEMGGRTLEALALIGIGLKRLSITPAAVGPVKAMIRSLDRGAAMAELDRLLAAPPPNLRAALADFAERQGVAVG; this is encoded by the coding sequence ATGCCCACCACCTCCGCCGCCTCCGCGCGCGAGATCCTGACCGGCCTGCACGAGGTCATGGCCTCGAAGGCGAGCGCGCAGGCAAAGCTCAACAAGGTGGTGAAGATCATCGCCGATGCGATGGCGAGCGAGGTCTGCTCGATCTACCTGCTGCGCGACGGCCTGCTCGAACTTTATGCGACCGTCGGCCTCAACCAGAGCGCCGTCCACGTCACCAAGCTCGCGCTCGGCGAAGGCCTGGTCGGATCGATCGCGCGCGATGTCGCGGTGCTCAATCTCGCGGAAGCGGCGGGTCATCCCGAATTCGCCTACCGCCCCGAAACGGACGAGGAACTTTTCCATAGCTTCGCGGGTGTCCCGATCGTGCGCAAGGAGCGGGCGATCGGCGTGCTGGCGGTCCAGCATGCCGATCCGAGGGCCTATGACGAGATCGAGATCGAAGCGTTGCAGACGGTGGCGATGGTCCTGTCCGAACTGATCGCCAATGCCGGGCTGGCCGATCGCGCGGTCCAGGCCTCGGATCCGGCGCGCGACGCCGGGACCGCGCGGCTGATGGGCCTCAGGCTCGTGGTCGGCATGGCGCGCGGCCACGCCGTCTATCATCAGCCGCGAATCCTGATCGAGCATACGGTCGCCGAGGATATCGAGGTCGAGCGTCATCGCGTCCTTTCGGCCTTCTCGCGGATGCGCGAACAGATCGACGCGATGACCGGCCAGGCCGAATTCGGCACGGTCGGCGAACATCAGGAGGTGCTCGAGACCTACAAGATGTTCGCCTATGACGAAGGCTGGGCGCGGCGGATCAACGAGGGCATCGATTCCGGCCTCACCGCCGAGGCGGCGATCGAGCGCGTCCGCCAGCGGATGCAGCAGCGCATGCGCCAGATCGACGATCCGCTGCTCGCCGATCGGATGCACGATCTCGACGATCTGTCGAACCGGCTGCTTCGCATCGTGTCCGGCCAGCTCGGCACCGCGGCGCAGATGAGCCTGCCGCAGGATGCGATCCTGATCGCGCGCAACCTGGGGCCGGCCGAGCTGCTCGAATATGATCGGCGCAAACTGAAGGGCGTGATCCTCGAGGAAGGGTCGCTCACCGCGCATGTCACCATCGTCGCGCGGGCGATGGGGGTGCCGATGCTGGGCCGCATCCGCAGCGTTCGCCAGCAGATCGCCGAGGGCGATCTCGTCCTGCTCGACGGCACCGCAGCGGTCGCCTGGGCGCGGCCGACGCCGGCCGTCGCCGAGGCGTTCGATACGAAGCTCAGCGCGAGCCAGCGGCTTCGCGCCCATTATGCCGCGCAGCGCAACCTGCCGCCGGTGACGAAGGACGGCGAGCGGATCATGGTGATGGTGAATGCCGGCCTGCGCGACGATGTCGCGGCGCTCGCGGCCACCGGGGCGGACGGGATCGGCCTGTTCCGCACGGAATTCCAGTTCCTCGTCTCCGCCACCCTGCCCCGCCGCGAGAGCCAGACGCGGCTCTATCGCTCGGTGCTCGAAGCGGCGGGCGACAAGCCGGTCGTCTTCCGCACCGTCGACGTCGGCGGCGACAAGCAGCTGCCCTATCTCGACGGCGGCGACGAGCGGGAGGAAAATCCGGCGATGGGCTGGCGCGCGCTCCGGCTGGCGCTCGATCGCGGCGCGCTGATGAAGGCGCAGGCGCGCGCGCTGGTGGAGGCGGCCGCGGGGCGCGAGCTCGATATCATGTTCCCGATGGTCTCCGAGCCCTGGGAGTTCGACGAGGCGAAGGCCTTGGTCGAGGCGCAGCGCGCCTGGCTTGCCGAGCGCAAGAAAATGGTCCCCCGCGCGGTGCGTTACGGCTGTATGCTCGAGGTCCCGGCGCTCGCGGAGACGCTCGACCTGCTGCTGCCGAAACTCGATTTCGTCTCGATCGGCACCAACGATCTCACCCAGTTCCTGTTCGCCGCCGATCGCTCCAACCCGCGCCTCGCCGAGCGCTATGACTGGTTGTCGCCGGCGATCCTCCGCTTCCTGCGGCGCGTCGTCGCTCAATGCGACGCGGCCGGCGTCCGGGTCGGGGTGTGCGGGGAGATGGGCGGGCGGACGCTCGAGGCGCTGGCGCTGATCGGCATCGGCCTCAAGCGGCTTTCGATCACGCCCGCCGCGGTTGGCCCGGTGAAGGCGATGATCCGATCGCTGGATCGCGGCGCCGCGATGGCGGAGCTCGATCGGCTGCTCGCCGCCCCGCCGCCGAACCTTCGTGCCGCGCTCGCCGACTTTGCCGAGCGCCAGGGCGTCGCGGTCGGCTGA
- a CDS encoding YbgF trimerization domain-containing protein, whose translation MRKLLIAFALAASAATGAIAQSGPQPIERRVGRLEQEMRAVQRRVFPGGQPGVVEPEIRPIAPAGPTSDVSGDALASLAERVDALEAQLRSITGQVEEQGHRTRQLEAQLTQLRADLGGRLDRLEQNAPAVNPAPPIPAGPAPAAPAADDPAAAPSGATDPAEEAYNAGYRLWAAQNFAEAQRALNTAATRYPNSRWTSWMRNLQGRAYLDDDKPATAARIFLDNYQNNPRGERAADSLYFLGQALTRLNRRPEACRVYDELAQVYPNMRDYIRTRLPQARTDARCGAGGGNAR comes from the coding sequence ATGCGTAAATTGCTTATCGCCTTCGCCCTTGCCGCCAGCGCCGCCACCGGCGCGATCGCCCAGAGCGGGCCGCAGCCGATCGAGCGGCGCGTCGGGCGGCTGGAGCAGGAGATGCGGGCCGTGCAGCGCCGCGTCTTTCCGGGCGGCCAGCCGGGGGTGGTCGAGCCGGAAATCCGCCCGATCGCGCCGGCCGGGCCGACGAGCGACGTATCGGGCGATGCATTGGCGAGCCTTGCCGAGCGGGTCGATGCGCTCGAGGCGCAGCTGCGGTCGATCACCGGACAGGTGGAGGAACAGGGCCACCGCACCCGCCAGCTCGAGGCGCAGCTGACGCAGTTGCGCGCCGATCTCGGCGGCCGGCTCGATCGGCTGGAGCAGAATGCGCCGGCGGTGAACCCGGCGCCGCCGATCCCGGCGGGGCCTGCACCGGCGGCCCCGGCGGCCGATGATCCGGCCGCGGCACCCTCCGGCGCCACCGATCCGGCCGAGGAAGCCTATAATGCCGGCTATCGCCTGTGGGCCGCGCAGAATTTCGCCGAGGCCCAGCGCGCGCTCAACACCGCGGCCACCCGCTATCCGAACAGCCGCTGGACCAGCTGGATGCGCAATCTCCAGGGGCGCGCCTATCTCGACGACGACAAGCCGGCGACGGCCGCGCGCATCTTCCTCGACAATTACCAGAACAATCCGCGCGGCGAGCGGGCCGCGGACAGCCTTTATTTCCTCGGCCAGGCGCTCACCCGGCTCAATCGCCGCCCCGAGGCGTGCCGGGTCTATGACGAGCTGGCGCAGGTCTATCCCAATATGCGCGACTATATCCGCACCCGGCTTCCCCAGGCGCGCACCGACGCGCGCTGCGGCGCCGGCGGCGGCAACGCCCGCTGA
- a CDS encoding helix-turn-helix transcriptional regulator yields the protein MDVALNAQPDGPAADPLAARLALTWLGVDATPRLICTQCCSLLWTNGAGQDALARGGALELRDGLLQAGDRNGQYLFARFVAELGPLPGSVALPFPDGDGHLLLRGRQIGGDSGSRYLGIAFHPTGSGFRALYADLDKVYQLTPAEYRVLGEMIDGRTADAIARLMKLSIETVRSHIRHIYSKLRVSSREELFSRISPFRL from the coding sequence ATGGATGTCGCGCTGAACGCCCAGCCGGATGGGCCGGCCGCCGATCCGCTGGCGGCCCGGCTCGCGCTTACCTGGCTCGGCGTCGATGCGACGCCGCGCCTGATCTGCACGCAATGCTGTTCGCTGCTCTGGACCAATGGCGCCGGCCAGGACGCCCTCGCCCGCGGCGGCGCGCTCGAGCTTCGCGACGGGCTGCTCCAGGCCGGCGACCGCAACGGCCAGTATCTCTTTGCGCGATTCGTCGCCGAACTCGGCCCGCTGCCCGGATCGGTCGCGCTGCCCTTCCCGGACGGCGATGGTCACCTGCTGCTGCGGGGGCGGCAGATCGGTGGCGACAGCGGGTCGCGCTATCTCGGGATCGCCTTCCATCCGACCGGCAGCGGCTTTCGCGCGCTCTACGCCGATCTCGACAAGGTCTACCAACTGACCCCGGCCGAATATCGCGTGCTCGGCGAGATGATCGACGGCCGCACCGCGGATGCGATCGCCCGTCTGATGAAATTGTCGATCGAGACGGTGCGATCGCACATCCGCCACATCTATTCGAAGCTGCGCGTGTCCTCGCGCGAGGAATTGTTCAGCAGGATCAGCCCGTTCCGGCTGTGA
- a CDS encoding cation diffusion facilitator family transporter, translating to MAGHHHGHSHNGHSHGPVDFGRAFAIGIALNTGFVLVEAGAGLITDSMALLADAGHNFSDVVSLAIAWVGAGLARRPPSSRFTWGYHGASILASLGNAVLLLIALGAIAAEAVQRLLAPEPVSGGPMIAVAAVGVVINLATALLFVRGRKRDLNIRGAYLHMAADAGVSAGVVVAGGIILMTGAAWVDPALSLLIAAVIFWNSWGLLRQSVFLSMGAVPDGIEPEEVRAALAGLPGVAAVHDLHIWPMGTAAAVMTTHLVVAGGHPGDAFLADAQRLMHDRFGIGHVTIQIELGDAGCAPCEAG from the coding sequence GTGGCCGGGCATCATCATGGACACAGCCACAACGGCCACAGCCATGGCCCGGTCGATTTCGGCCGCGCCTTCGCAATCGGCATCGCCCTCAACACGGGCTTCGTGCTGGTCGAAGCCGGGGCCGGCCTCATCACCGATTCGATGGCGCTCCTCGCCGATGCCGGGCACAATTTCTCCGACGTCGTGAGCCTTGCGATCGCCTGGGTCGGCGCCGGCCTTGCCCGGCGACCGCCGTCGAGCCGCTTCACCTGGGGCTATCACGGGGCCTCGATCCTCGCCTCGCTCGGCAATGCGGTGCTGTTGCTCATCGCGTTGGGGGCGATCGCGGCCGAGGCGGTGCAGCGGCTGCTGGCGCCCGAGCCGGTTTCGGGCGGCCCGATGATCGCCGTGGCGGCCGTTGGCGTCGTCATCAACCTTGCCACCGCGCTGCTTTTCGTCCGCGGGCGCAAGCGCGATCTCAATATCCGCGGCGCCTATCTTCACATGGCGGCGGATGCCGGGGTCTCCGCCGGCGTCGTCGTCGCGGGCGGCATCATCCTCATGACCGGCGCCGCGTGGGTCGATCCGGCGCTCTCGCTGCTGATCGCGGCGGTGATCTTCTGGAACAGCTGGGGCCTGCTGCGCCAGTCGGTCTTCCTGTCGATGGGCGCGGTGCCCGACGGGATCGAGCCGGAGGAGGTGCGCGCGGCGCTCGCCGGCCTGCCCGGCGTCGCGGCGGTGCACGATCTCCACATCTGGCCGATGGGCACGGCGGCCGCGGTGATGACGACGCATCTCGTCGTCGCCGGCGGCCATCCGGGCGATGCCTTCCTCGCCGACGCGCAGCGGCTGATGCACGACCGCTTCGGCATCGGCCACGTCACCATCCAGATCGAGCTCGGCGACGCCGGCTGCGCCCCCTGCGAGGCCGGCTGA
- a CDS encoding LysR substrate-binding domain-containing protein yields the protein MKRLPPLTAVEAFVQTARLGSVKAAADALALSSPALSRRIQALERHVGRPLFERGHQSVRLNADGARLLADLGPALDALARAMVLPADGDDALRLRLGVPPLFASFRLIPKLAELRARHADLHIDLDTGPGALARLDDELDAAIVLTRAVDPALYSRTIPTGGIVAIGSPETAARFRTPADLARATVLVHRDLPDAFDSWRRAAGVPGLAPAELDEFDSGQVMLGSAAQGLGIAFMFEAHLDGASDPRLVRLFDVVATSAHAYRFACRRAALDRRPVRLFHDWLVETLG from the coding sequence ATGAAAAGGCTCCCGCCCCTGACGGCCGTCGAGGCCTTCGTCCAGACCGCCCGGCTCGGTTCGGTCAAGGCCGCCGCCGATGCGCTTGCCTTGTCCTCCCCCGCGCTCTCCCGCCGGATCCAGGCGCTTGAACGCCATGTCGGGAGGCCGCTTTTCGAGCGCGGCCACCAGTCGGTGCGCCTGAACGCCGACGGCGCCCGGCTGCTGGCGGACCTCGGTCCGGCGCTCGATGCGCTGGCTCGGGCGATGGTGCTGCCGGCCGATGGCGATGACGCGCTTCGTCTGCGGCTCGGTGTGCCGCCGCTTTTCGCCTCCTTCCGCCTGATCCCGAAGCTCGCGGAGCTGCGCGCGCGCCATGCCGACCTGCATATCGATCTCGACACCGGCCCGGGCGCCCTTGCCCGGCTCGATGACGAGCTCGATGCGGCGATCGTCCTGACCCGGGCGGTCGATCCGGCGCTTTACAGCCGCACCATCCCGACGGGCGGGATCGTCGCGATCGGATCGCCCGAGACGGCGGCGCGCTTCAGGACCCCCGCCGATCTGGCCCGCGCGACCGTGCTCGTCCACCGCGACCTCCCCGACGCCTTCGATTCGTGGCGGCGGGCGGCGGGGGTGCCGGGGCTCGCGCCGGCGGAACTGGACGAATTCGATTCCGGCCAGGTGATGCTCGGCTCGGCCGCGCAGGGCCTCGGCATCGCCTTCATGTTCGAGGCGCATCTGGACGGCGCCAGCGATCCCCGGCTGGTGCGCCTGTTCGACGTGGTCGCCACCAGCGCCCATGCCTATCGCTTCGCCTGCCGCCGCGCGGCGCTCGATCGGCGGCCGGTGCGCCTGTTCCACGACTGGCTCGTCGAAACGCTGGGCTAG
- a CDS encoding alpha-ketoglutarate-dependent dioxygenase AlkB has product MGGGDFTAGALQQSMDDLFAFPLVPGLAYADAFLTSEEERALIAAIDHEALAPFRFHGWTGKRLTASFGWHYDFDTAAFAPADPIPAALLPVRARAAAFAGLDPDAFVQALLIRYDPGAGIGWHRDRPVFEHVVGLSLGAEAVLRLRRRRAGGGFARASQPLAPRSIYHLTGEVRHEWEHSIVPMETTRWSITFRSLSQRGRAIGG; this is encoded by the coding sequence ATGGGCGGCGGCGATTTCACGGCTGGCGCGTTGCAACAGTCGATGGACGATCTCTTTGCGTTCCCGCTCGTGCCCGGCCTTGCCTATGCGGACGCCTTCCTCACTTCCGAAGAGGAGCGGGCGCTGATCGCCGCGATAGACCATGAGGCGCTGGCGCCGTTTCGATTTCACGGCTGGACCGGCAAGCGGCTGACCGCGTCGTTCGGATGGCATTATGATTTCGACACCGCCGCCTTCGCGCCCGCAGACCCCATCCCGGCTGCGCTGCTTCCCGTCCGCGCGCGGGCGGCCGCCTTTGCCGGCCTCGATCCCGATGCGTTCGTCCAGGCGCTGCTGATCCGCTACGATCCCGGTGCCGGCATCGGCTGGCATCGCGACCGGCCCGTCTTCGAACATGTCGTCGGCCTGTCGCTCGGCGCCGAGGCGGTGCTGAGGCTGCGCCGGCGACGGGCCGGGGGCGGGTTCGCCCGGGCATCCCAGCCGCTGGCGCCGCGATCGATCTACCATCTCACCGGCGAGGTGCGCCACGAATGGGAGCACAGCATCGTGCCGATGGAAACGACACGATGGTCGATCACCTTCCGCAGCCTTTCGCAGCGTGGCCGCGCGATAGGCGGCTGA
- a CDS encoding helix-turn-helix domain-containing protein codes for MTADDAHEESRGPVTIGERLAHAREAASLSLAEIAAQTRIPIRHLQHIEAGEWDALPAATYAVGFVRSYAEAVGLDGAELGRELRHQLGGSVRRAPAPEYYEPADPARVPPRALAIAAALIAILLVIGYALWRSSLGDGTTSTAEAPQAQLPVTPAPGTPQPAAPAPAALAGQPVTLTATGEVWLKITEGASGPSLFQGTLQPGQTFTVPATAQHPLLRTGRPQLLRASAGTRDLGMLDTSEHTVANVSLLAQDIATRASSAPPSATPAAAPSSPAPVPVAPGAEPLNAATAF; via the coding sequence ATGACGGCAGACGACGCCCACGAGGAGTCGCGTGGACCGGTGACCATTGGCGAGCGCCTCGCCCATGCGCGCGAGGCCGCCTCGCTGTCGCTCGCCGAGATCGCCGCCCAGACGCGAATCCCGATCCGTCATCTCCAGCATATCGAGGCCGGGGAGTGGGATGCGCTGCCGGCGGCGACCTATGCCGTCGGCTTCGTTCGCTCCTACGCCGAAGCGGTCGGGCTCGACGGCGCCGAGCTCGGCCGCGAGCTTCGCCATCAGCTCGGTGGCTCGGTCCGACGCGCGCCGGCCCCGGAATATTATGAGCCGGCGGATCCCGCGCGGGTGCCGCCGCGGGCGCTGGCGATCGCCGCCGCCTTGATCGCGATCCTGCTCGTCATCGGCTATGCGCTGTGGCGCAGCTCGCTCGGCGACGGGACAACGAGCACGGCGGAAGCCCCGCAGGCGCAGCTTCCCGTCACGCCCGCGCCCGGAACGCCGCAGCCGGCCGCGCCCGCGCCGGCTGCGCTCGCCGGGCAGCCGGTCACGCTGACCGCGACCGGGGAGGTGTGGCTCAAGATCACCGAGGGCGCGAGCGGCCCGTCGCTGTTCCAGGGAACGCTCCAGCCCGGTCAGACCTTCACCGTGCCCGCGACTGCCCAGCATCCGCTGCTGCGGACCGGCCGGCCCCAGCTGCTTCGCGCCAGCGCGGGCACGCGCGATCTCGGCATGCTCGATACCAGCGAGCACACGGTCGCCAATGTGAGCCTGCTGGCCCAGGACATCGCCACTCGCGCCTCGTCGGCGCCCCCTTCCGCCACCCCGGCGGCGGCGCCGTCGTCGCCCGCGCCCGTGCCCGTGGCGCCGGGCGCCGAACCGTTGAACGCCGCGACCGCTTTCTAG
- a CDS encoding hemerythrin domain-containing protein, with the protein MSILDKAIAAVTPPESAEDRAQARRKARELATPGDWLSIIIDHHERIEQAFASVKSANETSSRREAFKALAILLNGHSAAEEAVIYPEMTEAGQKGHAALAYEEQSMVKVQMALLETMEPMSQDFIDKLEHIEGAVAHHVYTEEKTWFPELKESAPAGDQSRLALRYREEFDRYAGADLLATA; encoded by the coding sequence ATGTCCATTCTCGACAAGGCGATCGCCGCGGTGACCCCACCCGAAAGTGCGGAGGATCGCGCACAGGCGCGGCGCAAGGCGCGCGAACTCGCGACGCCGGGCGACTGGCTGAGCATCATCATCGACCATCACGAGCGGATCGAGCAGGCCTTTGCGAGCGTGAAATCGGCCAACGAGACGTCGTCGCGCCGCGAGGCCTTCAAGGCGCTCGCCATTCTTCTCAACGGCCATTCCGCCGCGGAGGAAGCGGTCATCTATCCCGAGATGACCGAGGCCGGGCAGAAGGGCCACGCCGCGCTGGCTTATGAAGAGCAGTCGATGGTCAAGGTGCAGATGGCGCTGCTCGAGACGATGGAGCCGATGAGCCAGGACTTCATCGACAAGCTCGAACATATCGAAGGCGCGGTCGCGCACCATGTCTATACCGAGGAAAAGACCTGGTTCCCCGAGCTCAAGGAAAGCGCGCCCGCCGGCGACCAGAGCCGCCTCGCCCTGCGCTATCGCGAGGAATTCGATCGCTATGCCGGCGCCGATCTCCTCGCGACCGCCTGA
- the tilS gene encoding tRNA lysidine(34) synthetase TilS yields the protein MPDPALVRRFADDLDALIGAGGRVGVAISGGPDSLALLLLTAAARPGRLEAATVDHGLREESAGEARFVAETSARLAIPHTILRPPSPIRGNLQSAARAARYALLEEWRAARGLHYVLTAHHADDQAETLLMRLNRGSGLAGLSSIRATNGHVARPLLGWRRAELAAVVAAAGLTWIEDPSNADPRFDRARLRAHLGAAGWLDPAALARSAGALAAAGEALEWSADRLWAERAAPDNDGLVVDTSGLPVEMVRRLVLRALGEVAPGAAPRGAELMRLIADLEAGRTATLAGVKAQGGDRWRFAPAPPRRR from the coding sequence ATGCCCGATCCCGCCCTCGTTCGGCGCTTCGCCGATGATCTCGACGCGCTGATCGGCGCCGGCGGACGCGTCGGCGTCGCGATCTCGGGCGGGCCGGATAGCCTCGCTTTGCTCCTGCTGACTGCCGCGGCGCGCCCCGGGCGGCTCGAGGCGGCCACGGTCGATCACGGATTGCGCGAGGAAAGCGCGGGGGAAGCGCGGTTTGTCGCGGAAACCTCCGCGCGCCTCGCCATTCCCCACACGATCCTGCGCCCGCCGTCGCCGATCCGGGGCAATCTCCAGTCGGCCGCGCGCGCCGCGCGCTACGCTTTGCTCGAAGAGTGGCGCGCCGCGCGAGGGCTGCATTATGTGCTCACCGCCCATCATGCCGACGATCAGGCCGAGACGCTCCTGATGCGGCTCAACCGTGGCTCGGGCCTTGCCGGCCTGTCTTCCATCCGGGCGACCAACGGCCATGTCGCGCGACCGCTGCTCGGCTGGCGCCGCGCGGAGCTTGCCGCCGTGGTCGCCGCGGCGGGGCTGACCTGGATCGAGGACCCGAGCAACGCCGATCCACGCTTCGATCGGGCCCGGCTTCGTGCCCATCTCGGGGCGGCCGGCTGGCTCGATCCCGCCGCGCTCGCCCGCAGCGCCGGCGCCCTCGCCGCGGCCGGAGAGGCATTGGAATGGTCAGCAGACCGCCTCTGGGCCGAGCGCGCCGCGCCCGACAATGACGGTCTGGTCGTCGATACAAGCGGGCTGCCGGTGGAGATGGTTCGCCGGCTGGTGCTGCGCGCGCTTGGCGAGGTCGCGCCGGGCGCGGCGCCGCGCGGCGCGGAACTCATGCGTCTCATCGCCGACCTGGAGGCCGGCCGGACGGCGACTCTCGCCGGCGTCAAGGCGCAGGGCGGCGATCGGTGGCGCTTCGCACCCGCGCCGCCGCGGCGCAGATAG